The Luteibacter flocculans genomic interval CACGCCGTGCTCGTCGGTGCCGAACTCGAACTTGGTATCGGCAACGATGATGCCGCGCTCGGCAGCGTAGGCGGCGGCGAAGGCGTAGATCTTCAGCGTCGCATCGCGCACGGCGTGGGCGAGTGGCGCGCCCACCGCAGCGACGACGGCATCGAAGCTTACGTTCTCGTCGTGGTCGCCCACCGCGGCCTTGGTGGACGGGGTGAAGATCGGCTCGGGAAGCTTCTGCGCCTGCTGCAGGCCCGATGGCAGGGTGATGCCGCACAGAGCGCCGGTGGCCTGGTAATCCTTCCAACCGGAGCCGATCAGATACCCACGCGCGATGGCCTCGACCGGCACCGGTTTCAGGCGCTTGGTGATGACCGCGCGCTTCGCGTACAGCGCCGGGTCCACGCCCGCAGGCAGCACCGAGGCGACGTCCTCGCCGGTGAGATGGTTCGGGATGATGTGCGCGGTCTTGGCAAACCAGAAGTTGGAGATCTGCGTCAGCATCTCGCCCTTGCCCGGAATGGGATCCGGCAGCACCACATCGAAGGCCGAGAGCCGGTCCGTCGCCACCATCAGCAGTCGATTGCCGGGCAGGGCGTAAACGTCGCGGACCTTGCCGCGGTGGATGAGCTCCAGGCCGGGCAGGTCGGATTGCGAGAGGGTGGTAGGCACGGCGGGACTCCGGAAGGTCGGCGATCCGCCCATTGTACCGGTGCGTCTTCCTCCGGGACGCACCGCCTGCGACGCTCTGTGGGATAACCGCGATCCATGGGCGGCGGACCGTGCCGATCCGCCTGCTAGAATCTTGCGTTACCGCCCCCATAGCCTCGTCATGCGAATCCTCACGACCGCGGCACTTGCCCTGGCCCTTTCCGCCCCTGTTTCCGCTGCGCCTCCTGCGAAGCCGGCGCGACTCGGGCTGTGCGCGGCCTGTCACGGCGAAGACGGCATGGCGAGAATTCCCGGCGCGCCCAACCTGGCCGGGCAGAAGCTCGACTACCTGCGCGAAGCGCTGCGCCAATACCGCGACGGTCGCCGCGACATCCCCGTGATGCGCGCCGCGACCGGCCCTCTTACCGATGCGGAACTCGACCAGCTTGCCGAGTGGTTCTCCGTCCAGACCCCTTCCAGGGCCGCTCAATGAATTTCACCGGCACTCTTATCGGCGCCGTGCTCGGCATGTGGCTGACGCACAACGTGCTCGGCGCCCTTGTGGGCGGCGCACTCGGCTTCATGTTCGACGCCAGTCGCCAGCAGCAACGTCGCCGCACCCCTGCGCAGGGCGGCTACATCGCGCCGCTGTTCGCGCTGATCGGCGCCGTCGCGAAGGCCGACGGACGCGTTTCCGAAGCGGAGATCGCCATCGCCGAACGGCTGATGGCGCGCATGGGTCTCGGCCAGGACGACCGCCGCACAGCCATCGACGCATTCAACGAGGGCAAGCAGCCCGAGTTCAACGCTACCGCCGTCATCGACGAATTGCGCCATTGGGTCGGTCACCGCCGCGACCATGCGTTCCCGGTCATCGACGTCGTGATCGAAACCGTGCTGGCCGAGGGCAATCCGTCGCCGGAGAAGATGGCGCTGCTGCGCCAACTGGCGTTCGCGCTGCGCGTCAGCGACATGGAATTGATGGCGCTGATGGCCATGAAGGGCTACGCGTGGAATGCCGGTGCGGGCGGTCGAAGCCAGGGTGGGCGGAGTCACGGCGGCGGCTACGTACCTCCGCAGCGAAACACGCAGGGCCCCGATCCGTACGCGATCCTCGGCATCCAGCGCGACGCCGACGATCGCGCGATCAAGCGCGCGTACCGCAAGCTGATCTCGGAGCATCACCCCGACCGCCTGGGCGATCTTCCCGAAGACATGCGTCGCCGCGCGGAATCCCGTGCGAGCGAGATCAACGCCGCATACGAGCGGATCAAGGCCGAGCGCGGCTTCAAGTGAGCACCGACGTGACGCCGACGCGGTAACCTTCGCGAAGGCGTTTCCCAGCCGCGACAGCGGCCCCGACGATCGACCCAGCGACCACACGGTACCTTCCCATGGCCAAGCAATCCCCCGTCATCGCCCCGTCCATCCTCTCCGCCGACTTCGCCCGCCTGGGCGAGGACACGCGCAAGGTGCTCGATGCCGGCGCGCAGTGGGTGCATTTCGACGTCATGGACAACCACTACGTGCCCAACCTCACCATCGGCCCGATGGTGCTGAAGGCCTTGCGCGATTACGGCATCGTCGAGCACATCGACGTGCACCTGATGGTCAAGCCGGTGGACCGCATCGTGCCGGACTTCGCCAAGGCGGGCGCGCGCAGCATCAGCTTTCATCCCGAGGCGACCGAGCACGTCGATCGCACCATCCAGCTCATCAAGGACGAGGGCTGCGAAGCGGGCCTCGTCTTCAATCCCGCCACGCCGCTGTCCTGGCTGGACTACGTCATGGACAAGATCGACATGGTGTTGATCATGTCGGTGAATCCCGGTTTCGGCGGTCAGAAGTTCATTCCCACCGCCCTGGACAAGATCCGCCACGTGCGCGAGCGCATCGACGCCAGTGGCCGCGCCATCCGGCTCGAAGTGGATGGCGGCGTCACGCCCGACAACATCGGCGCGATTGCCGCGGCGGGCGCAGATACCTTCGTTGCCGGCTCGGCCATCTTCAATGCCCCCGACTATGCGGACGTGATTCGCCGTATGCACGCGGCGATCGGCGGCTGAGTCCCAGGATCGCAAGTCTTCACGGTAATAAAGCGAACTCTGTAGTACAGTAAAGCCGCTCTTGGGGGCTACACACAGAGGACGCGCCGATGAAAAGGTTTTGCGCTTTTGTTCTTGCCGTGGCTGCGGCCACATCCCTGGCTGCTCACGCAGGCCAGCGTCCCCAACCGTTGCCCGACCAGAAGAGCCAGGTCGCCAGGTCGCTGATGCCGTGCCCCGGCGGCCTCGAACGGTTCCTGCCCGGCGACTATTACTTCTGCTCCGCCGCGCGGAATTTTTGGAGCGGCCATGAGGGCCTCGCGCGCGAAGGCCTGAAGGAAGCCGCACGCTGGGCGAGCAAGCCGGCGCAGTACGCGCTGGGCGTCATGTATTTCAACGGCGATCACGCGGAGAAGAACCGTCCGCTCGGTCTTGCCTGGCTGGCGCTGGCGGCGGAACGCCATGATCCGTCGTACGAGCCGACCTTCATTTCGGCCTACGGACAAGTGACGCCGGACGAGCTGGCGCAGGCCAATGCGTACTGGAAGGAACTCAAGCAGACCTACGCCGACGACGTGGCCGCGCCGCGTGCGGAGCGCCGCTTCGATCGCGAGTACCAGCAGATCGCATGGGCCACGAACTTCGGCGGCAGCATCTTCATCGACGGCGTGACCGTGCCCTACGGCTACGGCGGGACCGACATGCCGTTGCAGAGCGGATTCTCGCTCGGTCGCATCCTGCAGACGCAGAAGGCGATGTATTTCTACGGCTACGACAGCCACGTCTTCGTGGGCGATGCGGAGCTGGTGCCGATCAGCCAGGTGGCCTCCGCCGCCCGGAACAAGTAGGTGCGCAACGAAGTAACCCGAGAACGCCGTTCCTCTGCCGAGGGGCCGTTACGGGGTAGGGCAAGCAATCCAACGGAACCAGGGAGGTAGTGCTTATGTCAGTCGTAAGGATCGTTGCGTTCGTACTTTTCGGTGTCTCCGCCGTCGCCACCGCCACCGCGAGTGATGCGGTGCCGGATGCTTCCAGGGAGGCCATCAAGGCATCGGTCAAGTCCTGCGCCACCGGGCTCGAGCGATTGCTTCCCGGTGATTACTACTTCTGCGCCGGTGTGCGCGATTACGGCCAGAAGCACGATGGCCGTGCCATGGAGCGTTTTCGCGACGCCGCTTTCTGGGCGAGCAAGCCCGCGCAGTACGTGCTGGGTCTCTCGTATTTCAACGGCGACCATGGCAAGGCCAACCGCCCGCTAGGCGTGGCATGGCTGGCGTTGGCGGCCGAGCGGCACGATCCGCTCTACGAAAGCGCCTTCGCGCGTGCATACCTCGCCAGTTCGTCGGAGGAGCGGGCACAGGCAGATGCCTATTGGCGCGACTTGCGCAAGCAGTACGCCGACCCCGTGGCGGGCAGGCGCGCACGTCAGCGCTATCTCGCCGAGATGCGGATGATCGAAGCGGCCACGGCCGTCGGAGGATCCGTCTTCATCACGGGATTGTCGCCGCCGAACGGCGACGCCGTGGGACAGTTCGGTGCCGACGGAGACGCCAATCGCGTCGGTGGCGGTTCCAGTTTCAGCATGAACAAGTTGCTGTCCCGCGCCGGCGACGACTACTTCCGCGGCATGACGGGTACGGTCACGGTGGGTGAGGTGCAGCCCACTGACCTGGTGCCGATCGGCCAGGTGGCCTCACGCGTCCGCACGACTCAATAGCGAACGCAAAAAAAGCTCCCCCCGTCCGGGTTGGAGGGGGGAGTGAAGGATGCTCCCGGGGAGGAGCTCAGGGGAAAGAGGTCAAACGGGATACCAGTTCGGGTCCGGTTCGGCGGGCCCAGCGGCCGGCGCGCCTCCCTGCGAGCCGGCCGCGCCAAGGCCTTCCATGGCCGGTTCCACGAAGTCGTCGAAGAGATCCATGCGCATGTCTCCCGTCAGTGCAGGCCGAACAGTAGGCCGAGGACCAGGGCGCCGAGCGCGAGTGCCACGCGCAGGGGCTCGAAGTCGCGGTCGAGTTCGGTGTTGTCGGCGTCGGGCTTGGTTTTCATGGGTTCTCCTCCGGCGCCGGATGGCGCGCCGTGATGGACAGTGTCGGTGCCGCACACGGCGGGCGGAGCGTCCGTCGTAGGGCAATCCGCGGACCGTTTATGGCAAAGCGCGGGCAAAGGCTTTGTGCAGGCGTTGTGGGGCGTTCTTGCTTCGGCGTCGACAGATGCCTCCCGACGCGTACGTCGGTCCCGCGCCAGGGGATAGCCGCACTCCCTTGTGGGAGCCGCCATGGCGGCGAGAAGCCAACGAAGCAAGGGTGGGAGCCACCCTGGTGGCGAAAAGCCAACGAAGCGGTGTAGCGGTAAGGCAAGTTCCCATCGCCAGCAGGCTGGCTCCCACCGGCAAGCTCCCCTCGCCGCCATGGCGGCTCCCACTAAGTACGGCCAGATCGATCGTCGATTGCCATGCGGCGGAGATCGACTGTCCCTCGATTTGCCACAGACCGGCGCTATCGTGGGGGCGTCTCCCATCGAGGGCACCGCCATGCGTATCTCAGCCATCGCCACAGGTTTCGTTCTTGCGATAGCGACAGCTTTTGTCGCCAAGGCCGATGATATGAGCGTTCGGCGGGCATGGGACGATGCGCTCAATCAGCAGTGCCCCGGCGAGCATCTGACATGGCTTGCACCCGCGGACCTGCGCGACGCGCTGGATGACTACAAACAGCAGGCTTCCCCGCAGGACCGCCGCGCCATGGACGCCGCCGAGTTCAAGCGCTGCCGCGACGTGATGGCTGGCGCCAGTTGCGACAACCAGGCGGATCTCGTGTTAGCACAGGCACGTGGCGATTTGGCAAGCATCGCCGCCATGACCTGTGCAGAATTCGCGCATTGCGATGCGCAGTCGCAATGCGTACCTGCGTCCTTTCAAGCCCCCTCGGATACATCATCCGCACCGCGGTCCTCGGAAACCGCTGGCCTGTCCGAGACTCAGTGGAAGGTAGTGCTGGCCCGAGGCAGTCGCGGAGACGCCGGCGCCTTGGACACGCTCGTTGCCATTCGTGCGGGCACTGACGGCGATCGAGCCGAATCGATCGACGGAGCCATCAGTGACGCGTTACTGACGAATCCCAAAGAGGTCTTGTCGCTGCTGTCGACCCACCGCGAGCTTCCGCCCGCGTCGTGGTATTGCGAGGACCGTGCGATCGAACCCGACGAGGCAGACGTCGCGCGTTGGACGAATGCCGCAGTGACGTCGCTGAGTCATGTGTCCGATCCGGCGCTCGCGCCGATCCGATCCGCGTGCCTGTCGTCTCTTCGTCAGACCGCGGCGGCTCATTGATCCTCGCTGAGCCGATCGTGCGTCATGCATAGGCAACGACGCGACAGGCAGCGCGCCTCAAGCAGCATGACGCTCACGGAAGAACACGTCGTAGAGCAACGGAATGAGTCCAAGCGTAATCAGCGTACCGAGCAGGAGTCCGCCAATCAGCGTGATGGCCATGCCGGTCCAGAGCGCGCCGCCGAACAGCATCAGCGGAACGAGTCCGACGACGCAGGTCAGTTTGGTCATCACGATCGGTCGCAGGCGCTTCACCGCGGCCTCGATCACCGCGTCGTGATGGTGGCGACCATCGGCGACCTCCGCCTCGATCCTTTCCAGAAGCAATACGGCGTTATTGACGATGATCCCCGCAAGGGACAACAGGCCGAACGTTGCCATGAAGCCGAAGGGGTAGCCGGTCAACACCAGGGCGAGCGTGGATCCGATGAGAATGAAGGG includes:
- a CDS encoding c-type cytochrome; this encodes MRILTTAALALALSAPVSAAPPAKPARLGLCAACHGEDGMARIPGAPNLAGQKLDYLREALRQYRDGRRDIPVMRAATGPLTDAELDQLAEWFSVQTPSRAAQ
- the rpe gene encoding ribulose-phosphate 3-epimerase; this encodes MAKQSPVIAPSILSADFARLGEDTRKVLDAGAQWVHFDVMDNHYVPNLTIGPMVLKALRDYGIVEHIDVHLMVKPVDRIVPDFAKAGARSISFHPEATEHVDRTIQLIKDEGCEAGLVFNPATPLSWLDYVMDKIDMVLIMSVNPGFGGQKFIPTALDKIRHVRERIDASGRAIRLEVDGGVTPDNIGAIAAAGADTFVAGSAIFNAPDYADVIRRMHAAIGG
- a CDS encoding phosphoribosylaminoimidazolesuccinocarboxamide synthase is translated as MPTTLSQSDLPGLELIHRGKVRDVYALPGNRLLMVATDRLSAFDVVLPDPIPGKGEMLTQISNFWFAKTAHIIPNHLTGEDVASVLPAGVDPALYAKRAVITKRLKPVPVEAIARGYLIGSGWKDYQATGALCGITLPSGLQQAQKLPEPIFTPSTKAAVGDHDENVSFDAVVAAVGAPLAHAVRDATLKIYAFAAAYAAERGIIVADTKFEFGTDEHGVLHIMDEMLTPDSSRFWPADEYKVGISPPSYDKQFVRDYLERIGWNKKPPAPQVPADVIAGTAAKYAEALDKLAGIRLD
- the djlA gene encoding co-chaperone DjlA translates to MNFTGTLIGAVLGMWLTHNVLGALVGGALGFMFDASRQQQRRRTPAQGGYIAPLFALIGAVAKADGRVSEAEIAIAERLMARMGLGQDDRRTAIDAFNEGKQPEFNATAVIDELRHWVGHRRDHAFPVIDVVIETVLAEGNPSPEKMALLRQLAFALRVSDMELMALMAMKGYAWNAGAGGRSQGGRSHGGGYVPPQRNTQGPDPYAILGIQRDADDRAIKRAYRKLISEHHPDRLGDLPEDMRRRAESRASEINAAYERIKAERGFK